From a region of the Bacteroidia bacterium genome:
- the dnaN gene encoding DNA polymerase III subunit beta, protein MKFIVSSSTLLKQLQAISGVINTSNALPILDNFLFELEQNNLKISASDLETTISTTLHVESKDAGSIAIPAKLLLDTLKTFSEQPLTFNIDRKKNSIEINSDYGKYKLTGHSGDEYPKAPAIESPASFMINGSVLTSALNKALFATGNDELRPVMSGVFFQIENDGVTFVATDAHKLVRYKRSDVKPQNVASFIVPKKPLTLLKNLLTANDENVQVEYNANNAHFSFAGINLTCRLIDGKYPNYEAVIPKENPNRLTISRSSFLGSIRRVSIFSNKTTHQVRLKVGGSELNISAEDLDFSNEANERLTCAYEGQDMEIGFNSRFLLDMLNNLETEDVVLEMSAPNRAGIIKPATAAAEGEDTLMLVMPVMLNN, encoded by the coding sequence ATGAAATTTATTGTTTCCAGTTCCACGTTGCTGAAGCAGCTGCAGGCCATTTCCGGGGTGATCAACACCAGCAATGCGTTGCCAATTCTGGACAATTTTCTCTTTGAATTGGAGCAGAACAACCTGAAGATCTCCGCTTCTGACCTTGAAACAACGATCAGCACAACGTTGCATGTAGAATCAAAAGATGCGGGAAGCATTGCAATACCAGCAAAACTCTTGCTGGACACGCTGAAAACATTCTCGGAGCAACCCCTTACGTTCAATATTGACCGGAAGAAAAACAGCATTGAGATCAATTCCGATTATGGAAAATATAAATTGACCGGGCACAGCGGAGATGAATATCCCAAAGCCCCTGCCATCGAAAGTCCGGCTTCTTTTATGATCAACGGATCGGTATTGACCTCCGCGCTGAATAAAGCGCTGTTTGCCACCGGAAATGATGAGCTTCGCCCTGTAATGAGCGGGGTGTTTTTCCAGATTGAAAATGACGGTGTAACTTTTGTGGCTACGGATGCCCATAAGCTGGTGCGCTACAAGCGTTCGGACGTAAAACCCCAGAATGTGGCTTCATTTATTGTTCCGAAGAAGCCGCTTACCCTGCTTAAAAATCTCCTTACAGCTAATGACGAAAACGTACAGGTGGAATACAACGCGAACAATGCGCATTTCTCCTTCGCAGGCATCAACCTTACCTGCCGTTTGATCGACGGCAAATACCCGAACTATGAAGCGGTAATTCCTAAAGAAAACCCGAACCGTCTAACCATTAGCCGCAGTTCTTTTCTGGGAAGCATTCGCAGGGTTTCCATTTTCTCCAATAAAACTACTCACCAGGTTCGCCTGAAAGTCGGAGGAAGCGAGCTGAATATTTCGGCGGAGGATCTGGATTTTTCAAATGAAGCAAATGAGAGGCTGACCTGTGCATACGAAGGACAGGATATGGAAATCGGGTTTAACAGCCGGTTTCTTCTCGACATGTTGAATAATCTTGAAACAGAAGATGTGGTTCTTGAAATGAGCGCCCCTAACCGGGCCGGCATTATTAAGCCTGCCACCGCAGCAGCAGAAGGGGAAGATACCCTCATGCTGGTGATGCCTGTGATGCTGAACAACTAG
- a CDS encoding glycosyltransferase family 4 protein — translation MSKKGKILVFIDWYYPAYKAGGPVQSCLNLIERLGDQFEFKVVTSNKEYLESDPLPDIAADQWLTGPFGEQVIYLSEAGNTAISRILEKEMPDFIWLNSMFSSSFSILPLRLWKGKVLLSPRGMLAPEALRLKRIKKQIFLKLSALSGWHKNVVFHATNTEEERQIKKWFPDNEIRIAPNFSARSTPLRVNRKRSAGETRLVMLARIAPEKNNLFALELLKSRKPIGQITMDLYGAEYDKVYAEKCRSIAARMPEGITVRFMGTIEPGKVQEMFQNYDFLLFPSRGENYGHAIVQAWSAGTPVIISDATPWKDLENNSLGWEIPLEEERKWQEVLSRAETMPDAEFNSWSSASIRFASSLSNDPQTLVLNQNLFRL, via the coding sequence ATGAGTAAGAAAGGAAAAATACTAGTTTTCATTGATTGGTATTACCCGGCGTACAAGGCGGGTGGTCCGGTGCAAAGTTGCCTTAATCTTATTGAACGGCTAGGTGACCAGTTTGAATTCAAAGTTGTTACTTCCAATAAGGAATATTTAGAATCAGACCCCCTCCCGGATATCGCAGCGGATCAATGGCTAACCGGCCCCTTCGGAGAACAAGTGATCTATCTTTCGGAAGCAGGAAATACCGCTATCTCCAGAATTCTGGAAAAGGAGATGCCGGATTTTATCTGGCTGAATTCAATGTTTTCAAGCTCCTTCAGTATTCTTCCCCTCCGGCTATGGAAGGGAAAAGTGTTATTGTCGCCACGAGGGATGCTGGCACCGGAAGCACTAAGGCTGAAACGAATAAAGAAACAGATCTTTCTAAAACTATCTGCCCTCTCCGGGTGGCATAAAAATGTTGTATTTCATGCCACGAATACGGAAGAGGAGAGGCAGATTAAAAAATGGTTTCCGGACAACGAAATACGGATTGCTCCGAATTTTTCCGCGCGAAGTACTCCTCTCAGAGTAAATCGGAAAAGATCTGCCGGTGAAACACGACTCGTGATGCTTGCAAGGATTGCCCCGGAAAAGAACAATCTCTTTGCGTTAGAACTTTTGAAAAGCCGAAAACCGATCGGACAGATTACGATGGATCTCTACGGTGCTGAATACGACAAGGTGTACGCGGAAAAGTGCCGGAGTATCGCTGCTCGGATGCCTGAGGGAATTACCGTTCGGTTTATGGGAACCATTGAGCCGGGAAAGGTGCAGGAGATGTTTCAGAATTATGATTTTCTTCTTTTTCCCTCCAGAGGGGAAAATTATGGTCATGCTATCGTCCAGGCATGGAGCGCCGGTACTCCTGTGATTATTTCCGATGCCACGCCTTGGAAGGATCTTGAGAATAATTCTCTTGGATGGGAAATTCCATTAGAGGAAGAGAGAAAGTGGCAGGAAGTGCTCTCCCGCGCAGAGACGATGCCGGACGCCGAGTTTAATAGCTGGTCGTCTGCCAGTATCCGCTTTGCGAGTTCGCTAAGTAATGATCCGCAGACCCTGGTTTTAAATCAGAACCTTTTCCGGCTGTAA
- a CDS encoding Smr/MutS family protein, protein MKFRVGTRVKFLDETGEALVMHIYPNGNIKVLTEEGFEHIMPEGKLIPVPGMEEETEDEAAKSTQQDGIPDFDPEEVISLKEKMFSKRRESAPARDIRTEQIEVDLHIDELVENAKGMSNSEMLAVQISIFRQTMEEALTGRIHKVVFIHGVGAGVLKAEIRIILRADYPACEFFDASMSKYGMGATEVRIR, encoded by the coding sequence ATGAAATTCCGGGTGGGTACCAGGGTGAAATTTCTCGATGAAACAGGGGAGGCCCTAGTGATGCATATTTACCCCAATGGGAATATCAAAGTGCTCACCGAGGAAGGATTCGAACACATTATGCCGGAGGGAAAATTGATTCCGGTTCCGGGAATGGAGGAAGAGACAGAAGATGAGGCGGCGAAGTCAACACAGCAGGATGGCATTCCTGATTTCGATCCGGAGGAGGTTATCAGTCTGAAGGAAAAAATGTTCAGCAAAAGAAGGGAATCGGCTCCGGCGCGGGATATCCGTACGGAGCAGATAGAGGTAGACCTTCACATAGATGAATTAGTGGAGAACGCAAAAGGAATGAGTAACAGTGAAATGCTCGCTGTTCAGATTTCCATATTCAGGCAAACAATGGAGGAAGCGTTGACAGGTCGCATTCATAAGGTTGTTTTTATTCACGGGGTGGGAGCAGGGGTGCTGAAAGCGGAAATTAGAATAATCCTGAGAGCCGACTATCCTGCCTGCGAGTTTTTCGATGCCTCCATGAGCAAATATGGAATGGGGGCTACAGAGGTGCGTATTCGCTGA
- a CDS encoding glycosyltransferase family 4 protein, with protein MKLLVLYEELAGYFLACIRELTSRKGTQILIIASSPNPVAPFDFPEMEGVEILYRDNMNVESLQKCVATFRPDVILCGGWRRKEYRRICSLYKHTIPVVLGFDNPWTGSMKQRLLSLFAGAFVRQSFTCAWVPGNRQVIFARQLGFRDAEIYTGAYCADTHRYEKWYEELQPEKSRNRPRRFVFSGRYTNVKNVEMLWDAFTEAKSETGSDWELYCLGKGDIKSRQEDGIRHLGFVQPEDMLFVLKDTSVFVLPSTFEPWGVVVHEFAAAGYPLLLSSSVGAAEVFLENGKNGFLFEASSRESLKNALKHFMNQSEKEWRAMSDHSMVLSRRISPAKWGDTLCSFSEKHF; from the coding sequence ATGAAGCTTTTGGTACTTTATGAAGAACTGGCAGGTTATTTTCTGGCCTGCATTCGGGAACTGACCTCCAGAAAGGGTACACAGATTCTGATTATTGCTTCCTCACCCAATCCGGTGGCACCTTTCGATTTTCCGGAAATGGAAGGTGTGGAGATTCTTTACAGGGATAACATGAATGTGGAGTCTTTGCAAAAATGTGTGGCCACTTTCAGGCCAGATGTTATTCTTTGCGGTGGCTGGAGAAGAAAAGAATACCGCCGCATCTGTTCACTATATAAGCATACCATTCCGGTGGTGCTCGGTTTTGATAATCCATGGACCGGCTCAATGAAGCAGAGACTTCTTTCGCTGTTTGCGGGTGCATTTGTACGGCAGTCATTTACCTGCGCATGGGTTCCGGGAAACAGGCAGGTTATATTTGCCAGGCAACTCGGATTCAGGGATGCGGAAATTTATACCGGTGCGTATTGTGCCGACACCCATAGGTACGAAAAATGGTATGAAGAACTTCAGCCGGAAAAAAGCAGGAACCGCCCACGTCGTTTTGTTTTTTCTGGCAGATATACTAATGTTAAAAATGTTGAAATGCTTTGGGACGCTTTCACAGAAGCGAAAAGTGAAACAGGAAGTGACTGGGAATTGTACTGCCTGGGCAAAGGAGATATTAAGTCGCGGCAGGAAGATGGCATCCGTCATCTTGGTTTTGTCCAACCGGAGGATATGCTTTTTGTTCTGAAAGACACATCGGTTTTTGTTTTACCAAGTACGTTTGAGCCCTGGGGAGTAGTGGTACATGAATTTGCGGCGGCGGGGTATCCACTGCTGCTATCCTCTTCAGTAGGAGCAGCGGAGGTCTTTCTGGAAAACGGGAAGAATGGTTTTTTGTTTGAGGCCTCTTCCCGGGAGTCTTTAAAAAACGCACTTAAGCATTTTATGAATCAAAGTGAAAAGGAATGGAGAGCTATGTCGGATCACAGCATGGTGCTGTCCCGGCGCATTTCACCTGCAAAGTGGGGAGATACTCTATGCTCCTTTTCTGAAAAGCATTTTTAA
- a CDS encoding alkaline phosphatase family protein has product MRFFLLFIPVLLSLSCRKDLAVTSPSAEHVIVVVMDGARYSETFGAPDLMYIPVMRSLLPEACIFPSFFQDGYTQTTCGHTAITTGVYQNINNGGQEIPDEPSFLQVWLRERKKDNSGAWIITSKDKLEVLRNCKNSAWKDLYMPRTDCGINGLATGYRHDTITLQRVLGTMAAQHPSLLVVNFREPDGSAHSGSWDGYLQGIRDVDSYVGRIWQFIQSDPVYRNKTALIVTNDHGRHSTNIADGFVSHGDGCDGCRHIMLFAIGQGIPDGKEVNNRYSLKDLHHTITSILGISDPEGDGELIPELLGVQ; this is encoded by the coding sequence ATGCGGTTCTTTTTGCTTTTTATTCCGGTTCTGCTTTCTCTTTCCTGCCGGAAGGATCTCGCCGTTACCTCGCCCTCCGCTGAACACGTTATAGTAGTAGTGATGGACGGAGCCCGGTACAGTGAAACGTTCGGTGCCCCGGATCTGATGTATATCCCTGTGATGCGTTCTCTGCTCCCGGAGGCTTGTATTTTTCCTTCCTTTTTTCAGGATGGCTATACTCAGACCACCTGCGGCCACACGGCCATTACAACAGGCGTATATCAGAATATTAATAACGGTGGTCAGGAAATCCCTGACGAGCCCTCGTTTTTGCAGGTATGGCTGAGAGAACGGAAGAAGGATAATTCAGGAGCATGGATTATCACTTCCAAGGACAAACTGGAGGTTCTGAGAAACTGCAAGAATTCAGCCTGGAAAGACCTGTATATGCCGCGAACCGATTGCGGGATCAACGGATTGGCCACCGGTTACCGTCATGATACCATCACATTGCAGAGGGTTCTGGGTACCATGGCAGCGCAGCACCCCTCCCTGTTGGTTGTCAATTTCAGGGAACCGGACGGCTCTGCACATTCAGGCAGCTGGGACGGGTATCTGCAAGGTATCCGGGACGTGGATAGCTACGTGGGGCGTATCTGGCAGTTTATTCAATCTGATCCGGTTTACAGAAATAAAACGGCACTCATCGTAACGAACGACCACGGACGTCATTCAACGAATATTGCGGATGGCTTTGTAAGTCATGGTGACGGCTGTGACGGCTGCCGTCACATTATGCTCTTTGCTATCGGACAAGGCATTCCCGATGGAAAAGAGGTAAATAACAGGTATTCCTTGAAGGACCTTCACCATACCATTACCAGTATCCTTGGTATTTCTGACCCGGAGGGCGATGGAGAGCTGATTCCCGAATTACTGGGGGTACAATAA
- a CDS encoding ComEC/Rec2 family competence protein has product MISWDRVPALRLLIPFMLGIIAGPGGWSVLPASVLSLLLVLSLILHHRSALWRGLVVLSLLFFLGSLSRWVHSPHADHTHYVHFGMEQNRSWMGEVQSTARTRKGSWNLTVNIHASFSHQWHPASGSIKLYIRTKDPLPLPGMMIFFKTYLRASNPDDFYGKYLLQHNIYAAGNARIADCRLFVPAFSLRSVSARWRRAFIERMKSCGVHGNALLVGQALVLGDDGEIPASVRDDYANTGAVHILSVSGLHVGMIYFLLRILFLNHRWGQRHRLIAVLPVIAGICLYALVTGMSPSVLRSAAMFILFAVAETWRKKTESVNTLAVSAFLLLVANPLLIFDVGFQLSYTAVFGILVFYQPLRALWIPESRWQQWLWDMNVLSVASQITTFPLILYYFGKFPVLFLLVNLVVIPFSTVLLYTGVFIILLGWIPVIGAWAGWLFRNGMNGMNAVIEFTGQLPFAVLQNISIGLLSVLLLYSGIGMITLWLYRKDPRLFSWVLGILLLFQLSLLYPQ; this is encoded by the coding sequence ATGATCTCCTGGGATCGTGTGCCGGCTCTGCGGTTACTAATACCGTTTATGCTCGGGATCATCGCCGGTCCCGGAGGCTGGTCTGTTCTTCCGGCCTCCGTACTCTCCCTGCTTCTTGTGCTTTCGCTTATTCTTCATCACCGCTCTGCGTTGTGGCGTGGTCTTGTCGTACTATCTCTTCTTTTCTTCCTGGGCTCTCTTTCGCGTTGGGTACATTCACCTCATGCCGACCATACACATTACGTGCATTTTGGGATGGAACAGAACAGAAGCTGGATGGGAGAGGTGCAGAGCACCGCACGGACCCGTAAAGGTTCCTGGAATCTGACTGTAAATATTCATGCTTCGTTTTCTCATCAATGGCACCCCGCATCCGGTAGTATCAAACTTTACATCCGTACGAAAGATCCATTGCCTCTGCCCGGAATGATGATTTTCTTTAAAACCTACCTGCGGGCATCCAATCCGGACGATTTTTACGGAAAGTATCTTCTTCAGCATAATATTTATGCCGCAGGCAACGCACGGATCGCTGATTGCCGGTTATTTGTTCCGGCTTTTTCCCTGCGATCTGTTTCAGCAAGGTGGCGCCGGGCTTTCATAGAGCGCATGAAGTCCTGCGGAGTGCACGGAAATGCATTGTTGGTGGGTCAGGCACTCGTGCTGGGCGACGACGGAGAAATTCCTGCAAGCGTCAGAGATGATTATGCAAATACAGGAGCCGTACATATCCTTTCGGTTTCCGGGCTCCATGTTGGAATGATCTATTTTCTTTTACGGATACTATTCCTGAATCATCGCTGGGGACAGCGACATCGTTTAATTGCTGTTCTGCCCGTAATCGCCGGTATCTGCTTGTACGCTCTGGTTACCGGAATGTCTCCCAGTGTTCTTCGCTCCGCCGCGATGTTTATTCTTTTTGCGGTCGCAGAAACCTGGAGAAAAAAGACAGAATCGGTGAATACCCTCGCTGTTTCAGCGTTTCTGCTGTTAGTTGCGAACCCATTACTGATCTTCGACGTTGGATTTCAGTTGTCCTATACAGCCGTATTCGGAATCCTTGTGTTTTATCAGCCCCTGCGTGCCCTTTGGATTCCGGAAAGCAGGTGGCAGCAATGGCTGTGGGATATGAATGTGCTTTCTGTGGCGTCACAAATAACTACCTTCCCGCTGATCCTGTATTATTTCGGCAAATTTCCTGTTCTTTTTCTGCTGGTTAATCTGGTGGTTATACCGTTTTCAACCGTGCTGCTCTACACCGGAGTCTTCATTATTTTGCTCGGATGGATTCCGGTAATTGGCGCGTGGGCAGGCTGGCTGTTTCGGAACGGAATGAATGGAATGAATGCCGTTATTGAATTTACGGGTCAACTGCCTTTCGCGGTTCTTCAAAACATAAGCATTGGTTTGCTTTCGGTCCTATTGCTTTATTCAGGAATAGGGATGATTACGCTCTGGCTCTACCGGAAAGATCCCCGCCTGTTTTCCTGGGTTCTGGGAATATTGCTACTGTTCCAGCTAAGCTTATTGTACCCCCAGTAA
- a CDS encoding O-antigen ligase family protein has protein sequence MFKNLTIEDPLFRTRQSRWVLLVVFLAIFVNSYVFIKEPAEVYLSYPGIALLLLLWLFRFGLPPVIIQVFGILLFAGVLNIILGNNTIGNFVKIFLGVFMSYLFFYYIMKVFEFKVEELYRWYLKGCVILSLIGLFQFFSFLVGFRYGYDLSWILNKGGFIGGGNFGIRINALFPEPTYLACTLSPAMFVAMYNLFRKQQLYLNRWQSALVIVVFTLSFSGLAFAAFLIAGILLLVNFGLVRYILLFVPVLMISFSFMYNNVEEFRQRYDSTVEIFRTGQFKVGETHGSSVILYNNYHVALENFKSNFLFGTGLGSHQVAFEQYSITKGIKTWGFDLNSQDANSMLLRLISETGLFGTILFLVLFFKCYVKRHEEDPDFPPRFWIISNGIFIMIALNLLRQGHYFLNGFPFFVWLYYYNYLDYTSYMAEKAEKHKQQPSAGLAGG, from the coding sequence ATGTTCAAAAATCTGACCATAGAAGATCCTCTCTTCCGGACCAGGCAAAGCCGCTGGGTTCTGCTCGTGGTTTTTCTTGCCATTTTTGTCAATTCCTATGTTTTTATAAAGGAGCCCGCAGAGGTGTACCTGAGCTATCCGGGCATCGCTTTACTACTCCTGCTTTGGCTGTTCCGTTTCGGGCTGCCACCTGTGATCATCCAGGTGTTTGGCATTTTGCTCTTTGCCGGCGTGTTGAATATTATCCTTGGAAATAACACGATTGGGAATTTTGTAAAAATATTTCTGGGAGTCTTTATGTCCTATCTTTTCTTCTATTATATTATGAAAGTTTTTGAGTTTAAAGTGGAAGAGTTGTACCGGTGGTATTTAAAAGGGTGTGTGATTCTCTCTTTAATCGGATTGTTTCAGTTTTTTTCCTTTCTCGTGGGATTCAGGTATGGATACGATTTATCATGGATCTTGAATAAGGGAGGATTTATCGGTGGGGGTAATTTCGGTATACGGATTAACGCGCTATTCCCTGAACCGACTTATCTTGCCTGTACACTTTCTCCTGCTATGTTCGTTGCGATGTATAACCTTTTCCGAAAGCAGCAGCTTTACCTGAATAGATGGCAGAGCGCACTGGTAATAGTCGTTTTTACTCTTTCTTTTTCCGGACTTGCGTTTGCCGCATTTTTAATTGCAGGTATATTACTGCTTGTTAACTTCGGACTGGTCCGGTATATCCTTCTCTTTGTGCCCGTGCTAATGATCAGCTTCTCCTTTATGTATAACAATGTAGAAGAATTCCGTCAACGCTACGACAGTACCGTAGAAATTTTTCGAACCGGTCAATTTAAAGTCGGAGAAACGCACGGATCATCGGTTATCTTATACAATAATTATCATGTAGCACTGGAAAATTTCAAGTCAAATTTTTTGTTCGGGACAGGACTTGGTTCCCACCAGGTGGCATTTGAACAGTACAGCATTACAAAAGGAATTAAGACCTGGGGTTTCGACCTCAACAGCCAGGACGCCAACTCCATGCTGCTCCGGCTTATCTCAGAAACAGGATTATTCGGGACTATTCTCTTTCTGGTACTTTTTTTCAAATGCTATGTCAAACGGCATGAAGAAGACCCCGATTTCCCCCCCAGGTTCTGGATAATCTCAAATGGGATCTTTATTATGATTGCACTAAACCTTCTCCGGCAAGGTCATTATTTCCTCAACGGTTTTCCTTTTTTTGTTTGGCTCTATTATTATAATTACCTGGACTATACGTCGTATATGGCGGAAAAAGCGGAGAAGCATAAGCAGCAGCCATCCGCCGGTTTAGCGGGCGGGTAA
- the asnB gene encoding asparagine synthase (glutamine-hydrolyzing): protein MCGINIILSSQPGPVGLAAVQRMNDAIAHRGPDDTGIFSGGKVQHVFLGHRRLSIIDLTAAGHQPMTSSDDRFVIVYNGEIYNFCDLRLDLSRAMLGSSVQPYGFTTETDTEVILAAYKAWGTECVKRLDGMFAFAIWDKQEETLFIARDRFGKKPLYYWASDEMMIFSSEIRGILASGLVKPVLNSSALCEYFQYQTVYGQDTLIRNIRLLEAGTCAVIKDGKMKGWKYHETPSSHRTDLQSLTLHQIRKMIHEGLSRAVEKRLVSDVPFGAFLSGGIDSSAIVGLMSRMHTGKVKTFSVVFREQEFSEQQYADRVASKFNTDHTNIVLSVQDFLNTIPDALAAMDHPGGDGPNTYVVAGATRKAGIKMALSGIGGDELFAGYDVFKRIHKMRRWWWLNLLPPDLRKMLALPANKFRQTVKTEKIASFLQAGTDIRELYRVSRQVFSDDQVRKLVQTNCGWEIRRILKDIPELPDNFLLSQLSLNEMHTYLHSVLLRDTDVMSMAHGLEVRAPFLDPSLVDLILGIRDEWKFPHSPKKLLTDSLGDLLPAEVIHRKKMGFTLPWEHWMRKELYTLCDSKIRSLSQRGFIGKITPVELWERFLKKDPSVTWSRLWHLVVLEDWMQRHAVNE, encoded by the coding sequence ATGTGTGGCATAAATATTATTCTCAGTTCACAGCCCGGGCCGGTCGGATTAGCAGCCGTTCAGCGGATGAACGACGCCATTGCCCACCGCGGACCAGATGATACTGGCATATTCTCCGGGGGGAAAGTGCAGCATGTTTTTCTTGGACACCGACGTCTTTCCATCATTGATCTTACTGCAGCTGGTCACCAGCCCATGACGTCGTCTGATGACCGTTTTGTTATCGTCTATAACGGCGAGATCTATAATTTTTGTGATCTCCGCCTGGATCTCTCCAGGGCAATGCTGGGATCATCCGTCCAACCCTACGGATTCACAACAGAAACCGATACAGAGGTGATCCTTGCTGCGTATAAAGCCTGGGGCACGGAATGTGTTAAACGGCTCGACGGAATGTTTGCTTTTGCTATATGGGATAAACAGGAAGAAACGCTTTTTATTGCTCGCGACCGGTTTGGAAAAAAGCCGCTGTATTACTGGGCATCTGATGAGATGATGATTTTCTCCTCAGAGATTCGTGGAATTCTTGCCTCAGGTCTGGTAAAACCGGTACTGAACAGTTCCGCACTATGCGAATATTTCCAGTACCAGACAGTGTACGGACAGGATACGCTGATCCGTAATATCCGTTTACTGGAGGCCGGCACATGTGCGGTGATAAAAGACGGAAAGATGAAGGGGTGGAAATATCATGAAACGCCATCATCCCATCGTACAGATCTGCAGAGTCTTACCTTGCACCAGATCCGGAAAATGATTCATGAGGGTTTATCCAGGGCGGTGGAAAAGCGGCTGGTTTCGGACGTTCCATTTGGCGCATTCTTATCCGGGGGAATTGATTCAAGCGCGATAGTGGGCCTCATGTCACGCATGCACACCGGAAAAGTAAAGACCTTCTCCGTTGTTTTTCGCGAGCAGGAGTTCAGCGAACAGCAGTATGCGGACAGGGTAGCATCAAAGTTTAATACCGATCATACTAACATTGTCCTGTCTGTACAGGATTTCCTCAATACTATTCCCGATGCCCTTGCTGCAATGGATCATCCCGGTGGCGACGGACCTAATACTTATGTTGTAGCCGGCGCTACCCGTAAAGCAGGTATCAAAATGGCCTTATCAGGGATCGGAGGAGATGAATTGTTCGCAGGATACGATGTTTTTAAGCGTATTCATAAAATGCGCAGATGGTGGTGGCTGAATCTGCTGCCGCCGGATCTTCGGAAAATGTTGGCCTTGCCTGCGAACAAATTCCGGCAGACCGTAAAAACAGAAAAGATCGCTTCATTTCTTCAGGCTGGAACCGATATCAGGGAATTATACCGTGTAAGTCGCCAGGTTTTTTCGGATGATCAGGTTCGAAAACTGGTACAAACAAACTGCGGGTGGGAAATACGAAGAATACTTAAAGATATCCCCGAACTTCCTGACAATTTCCTTCTTTCACAACTTTCTCTTAATGAGATGCATACTTATCTGCATTCCGTGCTGCTTAGAGATACAGATGTAATGTCTATGGCTCACGGCCTGGAGGTGCGGGCGCCTTTTCTGGATCCTTCGCTTGTTGACCTGATACTTGGTATTCGCGATGAGTGGAAATTCCCCCATTCTCCTAAGAAATTACTTACCGATTCACTGGGCGACCTGTTGCCTGCGGAAGTAATTCACCGGAAAAAGATGGGCTTTACACTTCCCTGGGAACATTGGATGAGAAAGGAGCTTTACACATTATGCGATTCAAAAATCCGGTCTTTGTCTCAGAGAGGGTTTATTGGTAAAATTACTCCGGTTGAACTGTGGGAACGATTCTTAAAGAAGGATCCATCGGTAACCTGGTCCAGGCTATGGCATCTTGTAGTGTTGGAGGACTGGATGCAAAGGCACGCCGTCAATGAGTAA
- a CDS encoding polysaccharide deacetylase family protein: MTYIVKSHPLKERLKTALGQMEFRFRGLSYPSSEIVVVNYHGTQRKHIQGFREQLSLYKDHFHLISPKEFEAAYSNKEKADHPSLLLTFDDGLKNNLHAAEALNTLGLKAWFFVLPAFIDTPPPGQKLYFQKHIRPLIDPELDSEAEDHEAMNWNDLNQLVADGHSVGSHSYTHNLLANHPDLAERIKEIAESRSLIAERLAISADQVKAFCCPNNTAYSTGVPEMQLIRKHYSYFFGSYPGSNINRESYHIRRSNVECYWTAGQVYWALNRMNRLKWRKESRNFDRLMNNVGSD; encoded by the coding sequence ATGACATACATCGTAAAAAGTCATCCGTTGAAGGAGCGCCTAAAAACGGCGCTGGGTCAAATGGAATTCCGCTTCCGGGGTTTATCCTATCCTTCCTCTGAGATTGTGGTGGTGAATTATCACGGAACGCAGCGAAAACATATACAGGGATTCCGGGAGCAGCTTTCTTTGTATAAGGATCATTTTCACCTGATTTCTCCCAAAGAATTCGAGGCGGCATATTCGAATAAGGAGAAAGCAGACCATCCCTCCCTGCTACTCACCTTTGATGATGGTTTAAAAAACAACCTGCATGCTGCAGAGGCGCTTAACACCTTAGGGTTGAAGGCCTGGTTTTTCGTGCTTCCAGCATTCATTGACACCCCCCCGCCGGGTCAAAAACTATACTTCCAAAAGCATATTCGCCCGCTGATAGATCCGGAGTTAGATTCAGAAGCGGAAGATCATGAGGCCATGAATTGGAATGATCTGAACCAACTTGTTGCGGACGGACATTCAGTTGGATCTCACAGCTATACCCACAATCTCCTGGCAAATCATCCTGATTTAGCTGAACGGATAAAAGAAATTGCGGAAAGCAGGTCGCTGATTGCAGAGCGGCTGGCCATTTCTGCTGATCAGGTAAAGGCTTTCTGTTGTCCGAATAATACGGCATACAGCACGGGCGTTCCGGAGATGCAACTGATCCGGAAACATTACTCCTATTTTTTCGGAAGCTATCCGGGATCCAATATCAACCGGGAGTCGTACCATATCAGACGATCCAATGTAGAGTGCTACTGGACTGCGGGGCAAGTTTACTGGGCACTGAACAGGATGAACCGGCTGAAGTGGCGTAAAGAGTCTCGTAATTTTGACAGGCTAATGAATAATGTGGGATCGGATTAG